In a single window of the Nilaparvata lugens isolate BPH chromosome 1, ASM1435652v1, whole genome shotgun sequence genome:
- the LOC111053110 gene encoding uncharacterized protein LOC111053110 produces MKKRNTYSLKLIDEIYSHIPAFTDLFDEETWYTFVLCFVAGTIVLVFIISRFITLKPIE; encoded by the coding sequence atgaagaaaCGCAATACATATAGTTTGAAACTGATCGATGAGATCTACAGTCATATACCAGCTTTCACCGACTTATTCGATGAAGAAACGTGGTACACGTTTGTTCTGTGCTTTGTTGCAGGCACCATAGTGTTGGTATTCATAATATCCAGGTTCATTACTTTGAAaccaattgaataa